One region of Leptotrichia trevisanii DSM 22070 genomic DNA includes:
- a CDS encoding transposase zinc-binding domain-containing protein translates to MINITQNKLKYIFSNNNILLDSLKFCKKNNIGDSHLEHIKLSIDKFLACRDISKGFVKFKCPHCPVTHLFPITCKSKLCPSCGYKYSR, encoded by the coding sequence ATGATAAACATTACACAAAATAAACTGAAATATATTTTCAGTAACAACAATATTTTACTAGATTCCTTAAAATTTTGCAAGAAAAATAATATTGGCGACAGTCACCTTGAACATATTAAACTTTCCATTGATAAATTTCTTGCCTGCAGGGATATTTCAAAAGGTTTTGTCAAGTTCAAATGTCCTCACTGTCCCGTTACACACCTGTTCCCTATTACTTGTAAGTCTAAGCTCTGTCCTTCTTGTGGTTACAAGTACTCTAGG